AACTTATATCCCTATAtgtaattaacaaaaatagaaatacTTTAAATATGAACACTATACGCATGAAACCTAAATCTAAACCCTGAGCCATAAATCTAAAACGTAAACCCATttctatatttattattttttttttttaaattaccaTTTAAATctatcttaaaaaattaagaataaaaaagaaaataatattttcttcaatgTGATAAGAAATTAAGAAGTTcatgaaatatattacattGTTTCATATCCTACGTTATAAGaattaacatatttatgtcCCATTCCATCAAATACTGATTTATTTACATCATCTGCATAATCACTGttatttattcttctttCACCTCGTATTCTAGCATGTAAGAACGTTCCCGCTGGTGTAAACTAAtacaaagtgaagaaaattatatatttaaatatataaggcTAATATGATAATTTCCTATATAATTCAATATAATAGTGAATATTCTATATAGTTAATACATTCAAAATCATCTTTGTAtaaaccttatataataacgcTAATATGGAAGTTGCTCCAGCAATTGTGCCAACAGCTGTTGGCAAAGCTTTTACATAAGATACAACTTGTGATGCAGCATCATTTGAACTGTCATCCGTATTGGATATTAATTCTGATATTTCTTTCGGTGAACAATCTAATAATTCTACGTTTCTTTTTCCAGTATATATGTCTGGTATATTTCCACCTATTTTTAAATCCTTAGTAAGATATGAATAATAAGAATTAAATTGTCTTAATTCTGAACATAATTCTCTATTATTTTCTACTGTAGCAATAGAACAATGGCTGGCATTCATggatatatatgtattaacaCATTCATCAAGATATTTTTGACAAAGACAATAATTGGGATGTTTCCTTTCGTTCAAAATGTTTTTGATATCATCGAAACTAAACTTAAAATAGCTTAATTTTACTAAATCATTTGATtgtaaaacatatttatgtttatcatataaattatatggaCATACATATAAGTTTATAggattcctttttgcttGGAAATGAGAGAAAATTAAACTAATAAGATATTCAGTATGATCATACTCCTTTGTATTGAAGTACAGCCaatgatataaatatgtacaaaattcATCCAActgtgatattttatatttataatattcgAAGTTCtgtaaatttcttaaaagttTTAGCAATATATCTTTGTATGTTTGATTTATTTCCGGATCATCCTTTACTACAGTCTTGTAAAATGTATAAAGATcgtaatatttttctaat
This genomic stretch from Plasmodium cynomolgi strain B DNA, scaffold: 0358, whole genome shotgun sequence harbors:
- a CDS encoding hypothetical protein (putative); the encoded protein is YPFLNNFLYTYRKLDEKLEKYYDLYTFYKTVVKDDPEINQTYKDILLKLLRNLQNFEYYKYKISQLDEFCTYLYHWLYFNTKEYDHTEYLISLIFSHFQAKRNPINLYVCPYNLYDKHKYVLQSNDLVKLSYFKFSFDDIKNILNERKHPNYCLCQKYLDECVNTYISMNASHCSIATVENNRELCSELRQFNSYYSYLTKDLKIGGNIPDIYTGKRNVELLDCSPKEISELISNTDDSSNDAASQVVSYVKALPTAVGTIAGATSILALLYKVYTKMILNVLTI